The following proteins are co-located in the Primulina tabacum isolate GXHZ01 chromosome 11, ASM2559414v2, whole genome shotgun sequence genome:
- the LOC142518065 gene encoding uncharacterized protein LOC142518065 isoform X3, which yields MAGDERTFGGEFSDAGVARLRAEINEKLKEFMGDYTDDTLVEYVIVLLKNGRRKDEAKGELNVFLGEDSDTFISWLWDHLGSHLNLYVQPLALHPDRAPSVKSSTGKQIGKTELQHASPEAEKRTSDKISGKRYNREGNGLERGKDENVIPLSRNSLAENVHSKDNPRHRVDRTKLSRSPRPITQKRRRQTEEKRPRKRKISETISAPKRLLQFAVREAVGTSRPAEPSLKRLRSVISTSTEDVSPKEHQRRTRQVAGMRADMSAAIKAVTDAVKDLSKDRPSRNVFDRLDHPTIASNIINQDEFRDIVDEADFVNESEDFRSTYYSQNDGMLQQDGSTSSFDDNPVVALDFGVGYDDYDDVMGQRVTNELGLSRGKLAENSLQFQYGATNNSEGRAHRPQQDRLVDMPSKSFKISSSVNMNTLRLPQYQEAREGSKMHNLEEFIGTDTLVAKSEVWLTKENNSLVGFNGHAQPGIDPKHELQMAPAPLGLYSTSGPTEDADSRTIFLSNVHFAATKDSLSRHFNKFGEVLKVIILTDPATGQPKGLYRIHEKRSG from the exons ATGGCGGGAGATGAGCGGACATTTGGGGGTGAATTCTCAGACGCAGGAGTTGCACGGCTTCGAGCGGAAATCAACGAGAAACTGAAGGAGTTTATGGGTGACTACACTGACGACACTCTGGTG GAATATGTTATAGTCTTGCTAAAAAATGGTAGGCGGAAAGATGAAGCAAAGGGTGAGTTAAATGTCTTTCTGGGAGAGGACAGTGACACATTCATATCTTG GCTCTGGGATCATTTAGGATCTCATTTAAATCTATATGTGCAACCCTTGGCACTTCATCCAGATCGAGCCCCTAGTGTGAAGTCCTCAACAGGGAAACAAATTGGAAAAACAGAGTTGCAGCATGCTTCACCTGAAGCTGAGAAAAGAACTTCTGATAAAATATCTGGAAAACGTTACAATAGGGAAGGGAATGGTTTAGAGAGGGGAAAGGATGAAAATGTAATCCCCCTTTCTAGAAACTCTTTGGCTGAGAATGTGCATTCCAAGGATAACCCTCGTCACAGAGTTGATCGAACTAAACTATCTCGTTCACCTAGGCCAATTACACAGAAGAGAAGAAGGCAAACTGAGGAGAAACGTCCAAGAAAG AGGAAAATTTCAGAAACCATCAGTGCCCCAAAAAGGTTGTTGCAGTTTGCAGTACGAGAAGCTGTTGGTACTTCTAGGCCGGCAGAACCTTCCCTCAAACGCCTTCGTTCTGTTATTTCCACTTCGACAGAGGATGTTTCCCCGAAAGAACATCAACGGAGAACTAGACAAGTGGCTGGAATGCGTGCTGACATGTCAGCTGCTATTAAGGCTGTAACAGATGCGGTGAAAGATCTGAGCAAAGATAGACCATCGCGTAATGTGTTTGATAGGCTTGATCATCCTACTATTGCTTCAAACATTATCAATCAAGATGAATTCAGAGATATTGTTGATGAAGCTGATTTTGTTAATGAAAGTGAGGATTTTCGTTCTACTTACTATTCACAGAATGATGGCATGTTGCAACAAGATGGGAGTACTTCATCCTTTGATGACAACCCTGTTGTGGCTTTGGATTTTGGTGTAGGttatgatgattatgatgatgtGATGGGGCAAAGAGTGACTAATGAGTTAGGCTTATCCAGAGGAAAATTGGCAGAGAACTCCTTACAGTTTCAGTATGGTGCAACTAATAATTCTGAAGGAAGAGCACATAGGCCACAACAAGATCGTCTTGTGGATATGCCTAGTAAATCCTTCAAGATTTCTTCATCTGTAAACATGAACACCTTGAGACTTCCGCAATATCAGGAGGCTAGGGAGGGATCTAAGATGCATAATCTTGAAGAATTCATAGGGACCGATACTTTGGTTGCTAAATCTGAAGTGTGGTTGACAAAGGAGAACAACTCCTTAGTAGGTTTCAATGGACAC GCACAACCAGGTATTGATCCTAAACATGAACTACAAATGGCTCCTGCACCACTTG GATTATATTCTACAAGTGGGCCTACAGAAGATGCCGATTCTCGAACTATTTTTCTTAGCAAT GTTCATTTTGCTGCCACCAAGGACAGTCTTTCACGACATTTCAACAAGTTTGGAGAAGTCCTGAAAGTAATTATTTTAACTGATCCTGCCACTGGGCAACCGAAAGG CTTATATAGAATTCATGAGAAAAGAAGCGGCTGA
- the LOC142518065 gene encoding uncharacterized protein LOC142518065 isoform X2 encodes MAGDERTFGGEFSDAGVARLRAEINEKLKEFMGDYTDDTLVEYVIVLLKNGRRKDEAKGELNVFLGEDSDTFISWLWDHLGSHLNLYVQPLALHPDRAPSVKSSTGKQIGKTELQHASPEAEKRTSDKISGKRYNREGNGLERGKDENVIPLSRNSLAENVHSKDNPRHRVDRTKLSRSPRPITQKRRRQTEEKRPRKRKISETISAPKRLLQFAVREAVGTSRPAEPSLKRLRSVISTSTEDVSPKEHQRRTRQVAGMRADMSAAIKAVTDAVKDLSKDRPSRNVFDRLDHPTIASNIINQDEFRDIVDEADFVNESYDDYDDVMGQRVTNELGLSRGKLAENSLQFQYGATNNSEGRAHRPQQDRLVDMPSKSFKISSSVNMNTLRLPQYQEAREGSKMHNLEEFIGTDTLVAKSEVWLTKENNSLVGFNGHAQPGIDPKHELQMAPAPLGLYSTSGPTEDADSRTIFLSNVHFAATKDSLSRHFNKFGEVLKVIILTDPATGQPKGSAYIEFMRKEAAEHALSLDGTSFMSRFLKVVRKSSSVQPEAAFLTTWPRVARASPFTVPRFSRGPFARGIPTLYRSRIPSIPVARSFQWKRGATLTETSNQASNSIVPPLTTRSLTYVRTESKANGSSGTA; translated from the exons ATGGCGGGAGATGAGCGGACATTTGGGGGTGAATTCTCAGACGCAGGAGTTGCACGGCTTCGAGCGGAAATCAACGAGAAACTGAAGGAGTTTATGGGTGACTACACTGACGACACTCTGGTG GAATATGTTATAGTCTTGCTAAAAAATGGTAGGCGGAAAGATGAAGCAAAGGGTGAGTTAAATGTCTTTCTGGGAGAGGACAGTGACACATTCATATCTTG GCTCTGGGATCATTTAGGATCTCATTTAAATCTATATGTGCAACCCTTGGCACTTCATCCAGATCGAGCCCCTAGTGTGAAGTCCTCAACAGGGAAACAAATTGGAAAAACAGAGTTGCAGCATGCTTCACCTGAAGCTGAGAAAAGAACTTCTGATAAAATATCTGGAAAACGTTACAATAGGGAAGGGAATGGTTTAGAGAGGGGAAAGGATGAAAATGTAATCCCCCTTTCTAGAAACTCTTTGGCTGAGAATGTGCATTCCAAGGATAACCCTCGTCACAGAGTTGATCGAACTAAACTATCTCGTTCACCTAGGCCAATTACACAGAAGAGAAGAAGGCAAACTGAGGAGAAACGTCCAAGAAAG AGGAAAATTTCAGAAACCATCAGTGCCCCAAAAAGGTTGTTGCAGTTTGCAGTACGAGAAGCTGTTGGTACTTCTAGGCCGGCAGAACCTTCCCTCAAACGCCTTCGTTCTGTTATTTCCACTTCGACAGAGGATGTTTCCCCGAAAGAACATCAACGGAGAACTAGACAAGTGGCTGGAATGCGTGCTGACATGTCAGCTGCTATTAAGGCTGTAACAGATGCGGTGAAAGATCTGAGCAAAGATAGACCATCGCGTAATGTGTTTGATAGGCTTGATCATCCTACTATTGCTTCAAACATTATCAATCAAGATGAATTCAGAGATATTGTTGATGAAGCTGATTTTGTTAATGAAA GttatgatgattatgatgatgtGATGGGGCAAAGAGTGACTAATGAGTTAGGCTTATCCAGAGGAAAATTGGCAGAGAACTCCTTACAGTTTCAGTATGGTGCAACTAATAATTCTGAAGGAAGAGCACATAGGCCACAACAAGATCGTCTTGTGGATATGCCTAGTAAATCCTTCAAGATTTCTTCATCTGTAAACATGAACACCTTGAGACTTCCGCAATATCAGGAGGCTAGGGAGGGATCTAAGATGCATAATCTTGAAGAATTCATAGGGACCGATACTTTGGTTGCTAAATCTGAAGTGTGGTTGACAAAGGAGAACAACTCCTTAGTAGGTTTCAATGGACAC GCACAACCAGGTATTGATCCTAAACATGAACTACAAATGGCTCCTGCACCACTTG GATTATATTCTACAAGTGGGCCTACAGAAGATGCCGATTCTCGAACTATTTTTCTTAGCAAT GTTCATTTTGCTGCCACCAAGGACAGTCTTTCACGACATTTCAACAAGTTTGGAGAAGTCCTGAAAGTAATTATTTTAACTGATCCTGCCACTGGGCAACCGAAAGG ATCAGCTTATATAGAATTCATGAGAAAAGAAGCGGCTGAGCATGCTCTGTCTTTGGATGGTACCTCTTTTATGTCTCGGTTTCTCAAG GTTGTGAGGAAAAGTTCTTCTGTTCAACCTGAAGCTGCCTTTCTTACTACATGGCCTCGAGTTGCTCGAGCATCCCCATTTACTGTTCCAAGATTTAGCAGAGGTCCTTTTGCTAGAGGTATACCCACTTTATACAGGTCTCGTATACCTAGTATACCCGTTGCTAGGAGTTTTCAGTGGAAGAGAGGGGCCACCTTGACTGAGACCTCAAATCAGGCCTCCAACAGTATTGTTCCACCTTTGACTACCCGTAGCCTAACGTATGTTCGAACAGAATCTAAGGCAAATGGAAGTTCTGGCACTGCTTAA
- the LOC142518065 gene encoding uncharacterized protein LOC142518065 isoform X1: protein MAGDERTFGGEFSDAGVARLRAEINEKLKEFMGDYTDDTLVEYVIVLLKNGRRKDEAKGELNVFLGEDSDTFISWLWDHLGSHLNLYVQPLALHPDRAPSVKSSTGKQIGKTELQHASPEAEKRTSDKISGKRYNREGNGLERGKDENVIPLSRNSLAENVHSKDNPRHRVDRTKLSRSPRPITQKRRRQTEEKRPRKRKISETISAPKRLLQFAVREAVGTSRPAEPSLKRLRSVISTSTEDVSPKEHQRRTRQVAGMRADMSAAIKAVTDAVKDLSKDRPSRNVFDRLDHPTIASNIINQDEFRDIVDEADFVNESEDFRSTYYSQNDGMLQQDGSTSSFDDNPVVALDFGVGYDDYDDVMGQRVTNELGLSRGKLAENSLQFQYGATNNSEGRAHRPQQDRLVDMPSKSFKISSSVNMNTLRLPQYQEAREGSKMHNLEEFIGTDTLVAKSEVWLTKENNSLVGFNGHAQPGIDPKHELQMAPAPLGLYSTSGPTEDADSRTIFLSNVHFAATKDSLSRHFNKFGEVLKVIILTDPATGQPKGSAYIEFMRKEAAEHALSLDGTSFMSRFLKVVRKSSSVQPEAAFLTTWPRVARASPFTVPRFSRGPFARGIPTLYRSRIPSIPVARSFQWKRGATLTETSNQASNSIVPPLTTRSLTYVRTESKANGSSGTA from the exons ATGGCGGGAGATGAGCGGACATTTGGGGGTGAATTCTCAGACGCAGGAGTTGCACGGCTTCGAGCGGAAATCAACGAGAAACTGAAGGAGTTTATGGGTGACTACACTGACGACACTCTGGTG GAATATGTTATAGTCTTGCTAAAAAATGGTAGGCGGAAAGATGAAGCAAAGGGTGAGTTAAATGTCTTTCTGGGAGAGGACAGTGACACATTCATATCTTG GCTCTGGGATCATTTAGGATCTCATTTAAATCTATATGTGCAACCCTTGGCACTTCATCCAGATCGAGCCCCTAGTGTGAAGTCCTCAACAGGGAAACAAATTGGAAAAACAGAGTTGCAGCATGCTTCACCTGAAGCTGAGAAAAGAACTTCTGATAAAATATCTGGAAAACGTTACAATAGGGAAGGGAATGGTTTAGAGAGGGGAAAGGATGAAAATGTAATCCCCCTTTCTAGAAACTCTTTGGCTGAGAATGTGCATTCCAAGGATAACCCTCGTCACAGAGTTGATCGAACTAAACTATCTCGTTCACCTAGGCCAATTACACAGAAGAGAAGAAGGCAAACTGAGGAGAAACGTCCAAGAAAG AGGAAAATTTCAGAAACCATCAGTGCCCCAAAAAGGTTGTTGCAGTTTGCAGTACGAGAAGCTGTTGGTACTTCTAGGCCGGCAGAACCTTCCCTCAAACGCCTTCGTTCTGTTATTTCCACTTCGACAGAGGATGTTTCCCCGAAAGAACATCAACGGAGAACTAGACAAGTGGCTGGAATGCGTGCTGACATGTCAGCTGCTATTAAGGCTGTAACAGATGCGGTGAAAGATCTGAGCAAAGATAGACCATCGCGTAATGTGTTTGATAGGCTTGATCATCCTACTATTGCTTCAAACATTATCAATCAAGATGAATTCAGAGATATTGTTGATGAAGCTGATTTTGTTAATGAAAGTGAGGATTTTCGTTCTACTTACTATTCACAGAATGATGGCATGTTGCAACAAGATGGGAGTACTTCATCCTTTGATGACAACCCTGTTGTGGCTTTGGATTTTGGTGTAGGttatgatgattatgatgatgtGATGGGGCAAAGAGTGACTAATGAGTTAGGCTTATCCAGAGGAAAATTGGCAGAGAACTCCTTACAGTTTCAGTATGGTGCAACTAATAATTCTGAAGGAAGAGCACATAGGCCACAACAAGATCGTCTTGTGGATATGCCTAGTAAATCCTTCAAGATTTCTTCATCTGTAAACATGAACACCTTGAGACTTCCGCAATATCAGGAGGCTAGGGAGGGATCTAAGATGCATAATCTTGAAGAATTCATAGGGACCGATACTTTGGTTGCTAAATCTGAAGTGTGGTTGACAAAGGAGAACAACTCCTTAGTAGGTTTCAATGGACAC GCACAACCAGGTATTGATCCTAAACATGAACTACAAATGGCTCCTGCACCACTTG GATTATATTCTACAAGTGGGCCTACAGAAGATGCCGATTCTCGAACTATTTTTCTTAGCAAT GTTCATTTTGCTGCCACCAAGGACAGTCTTTCACGACATTTCAACAAGTTTGGAGAAGTCCTGAAAGTAATTATTTTAACTGATCCTGCCACTGGGCAACCGAAAGG ATCAGCTTATATAGAATTCATGAGAAAAGAAGCGGCTGAGCATGCTCTGTCTTTGGATGGTACCTCTTTTATGTCTCGGTTTCTCAAG GTTGTGAGGAAAAGTTCTTCTGTTCAACCTGAAGCTGCCTTTCTTACTACATGGCCTCGAGTTGCTCGAGCATCCCCATTTACTGTTCCAAGATTTAGCAGAGGTCCTTTTGCTAGAGGTATACCCACTTTATACAGGTCTCGTATACCTAGTATACCCGTTGCTAGGAGTTTTCAGTGGAAGAGAGGGGCCACCTTGACTGAGACCTCAAATCAGGCCTCCAACAGTATTGTTCCACCTTTGACTACCCGTAGCCTAACGTATGTTCGAACAGAATCTAAGGCAAATGGAAGTTCTGGCACTGCTTAA
- the LOC142519132 gene encoding thylakoid lumenal 19 kDa protein, chloroplastic produces the protein MATIFSPSALLSSTSTAAATPKSPLPPQPKTHLPIPPKKTFLPNLTTTLAATALAATMLTTSTPPSLADSLTTYHLYYGTAASAANYGGFGGNSDKKASAEYIYDVPDGWKEKLVTKIQKGTNGTDSEFFNPKKKTEKVYLTFLDGFRKLAPKDLVLNNLALSDVDLQDLIATADNVSSEERKDDKGQVYYVYEIDGVGAHSLISVTCANNKIYAHFVKAPTPEWNRDQETLRHIHESFKTVVG, from the coding sequence ATGGCCACAATCTTCTCCCCCTCCGCCCTCctctcctccacctccaccgccgCCGCCACCCCAAAATCACCACTCCCGCCGCAGCCAAAAACCCACCTCCCCATACCGCCCAAAAAAACATTCCTACCCAACTTAACCACCACCCTAGCCGCCACAGCTCTGGCCGCAACAATGCTAACCACCAGTACCCCACCATCACTAGCAGACTCTCTCACAACCTACCACCTCTACTACGGCACCGCCGCCAGCGCCGCCAACTACGGAGGATTCGGCGGAAACTCCGACAAGAAAGCCTCCGCAGAGTACATCTACGACGTCCCAGATGGGTGGAAGGAAAAGCTGGTGACCAAGATTCAAAAGGGGACCAACGGAACAGACAGTGAATTCTTTAACCCAAAGAAGAAGACTGAGAAAGTTTACTTAACTTTTCTTGATGGGTTCCGGAAATTGGCACCAAAAGATTTGGTCTTGAACAATCTTGCTCTATCGGACGTAGATTTACAGGACCTTATTGCCACTGCAGACAACGTGAGCTCGGAAGAGAGGAAGGATGATAAAGGGCAGGTATATTATGTGTATGAGATTGATGGAGTCGGCGCACACAGCTTGATTTCGGTGACTTGTGCAAACAACAAGATTTACGCACATTTTGTGAAGGCTCCCACGCCTGAGTGGAATAGGGATCAAGAAACTTTAAGGCATATTCATGAATCTTTTAAAACCGTGGTTGGATGA